A DNA window from Undibacterium sp. YM2 contains the following coding sequences:
- a CDS encoding DUF6404 family protein — translation MNTTESDNRENSRELKRQAALKLLEKTGIMRSNYAPPYLHLLWRMGFDVPPPHFAKFWQNALFSGCFYAIAWGTLMYFFVWSKTAMSVTAMLNSAGIAGILFGLALASYYAHGKRKHGLPSWQEFKPDTAV, via the coding sequence ATGAATACCACTGAATCAGATAATCGTGAAAACAGTAGAGAGCTTAAGCGCCAGGCAGCCTTAAAGTTGCTGGAAAAGACCGGTATCATGCGCAGCAATTATGCGCCGCCTTACTTGCACCTGTTGTGGCGCATGGGTTTCGATGTTCCTCCTCCACACTTTGCCAAATTCTGGCAAAACGCACTGTTTTCTGGCTGTTTTTATGCAATCGCCTGGGGGACACTGATGTACTTTTTTGTCTGGTCCAAAACAGCCATGTCTGTCACTGCCATGCTGAATTCTGCTGGAATTGCCGGTATTCTGTTTGGCCTGGCCCTGGCCAGTTATTATGCGCATGGCAAACGCAAGCATGGACTGCCATCCTGGCAAGAGTTCAAACCGGATACGGCAGTTTGA